The following coding sequences lie in one Euhalothece natronophila Z-M001 genomic window:
- the tsaD gene encoding tRNA (adenosine(37)-N6)-threonylcarbamoyltransferase complex transferase subunit TsaD, producing the protein MCIILAIETSCDETGVAIVKNRHILSNIVASQIDIHRRYGGVVPEVASRQHLEVINICLEQAFTESQLSWEEIDGIAVTVAPGLMGSLLVGLTTAKTLAMIHNKPLLGIHHLEGHIYASYLSDPQLEPPFLCLLVSGGHTSLIAVRDCGDYTLLGNTRDDAVGEAFDKTARLLGLGYPGGPAIDRAAAAGNPFAYSLPEGKVSHPDGGYYAYEFSFSGLKTAVSRLVKQLEAQGELPVNDLAASFQETVARSLSERTIACALEYNLNPIVVGGGVAANRTLREKLQQKGQEKGLTIHFPPMKLCTDNAAMIACAGVQHYQRGQYSSLTLSATSRLPLNEAMSLYA; encoded by the coding sequence ATGTGTATAATCCTAGCAATCGAAACGAGTTGCGATGAAACGGGTGTGGCAATTGTTAAGAATCGTCACATTTTAAGTAACATTGTTGCTTCGCAAATTGATATTCATCGCCGTTACGGCGGCGTTGTTCCTGAAGTTGCATCTCGCCAGCATCTAGAAGTTATTAATATTTGTTTAGAGCAAGCCTTCACTGAATCTCAGTTAAGTTGGGAAGAGATAGATGGCATTGCTGTGACGGTTGCCCCTGGGTTAATGGGGTCATTATTAGTGGGGTTAACCACGGCAAAAACTCTTGCGATGATTCATAATAAGCCTTTATTGGGCATTCATCATCTAGAAGGGCATATTTATGCCAGTTATCTGAGTGATCCTCAGTTAGAACCGCCTTTCCTTTGTTTGTTAGTGTCAGGGGGGCACACGAGTTTAATTGCAGTTCGTGATTGTGGAGATTACACCCTACTAGGGAATACTCGCGATGATGCGGTGGGAGAAGCCTTTGATAAAACAGCTCGTTTATTAGGGTTAGGCTACCCAGGGGGACCCGCGATTGATCGCGCTGCCGCTGCTGGCAATCCTTTTGCTTATTCTCTCCCGGAAGGAAAAGTGTCTCACCCTGATGGGGGATATTATGCCTATGAATTTAGTTTTAGTGGCTTAAAAACTGCTGTCTCACGTTTAGTGAAGCAATTAGAAGCCCAAGGAGAGTTACCTGTGAATGATCTAGCTGCCTCTTTCCAAGAAACCGTAGCGCGATCGCTGAGTGAACGAACCATTGCCTGTGCTTTAGAATATAACCTCAATCCAATAGTTGTCGGCGGTGGCGTAGCAGCTAACCGAACTTTAAGAGAAAAGTTACAGCAAAAAGGGCAAGAAAAAGGCTTAACCATTCATTTTCCACCGATGAAACTTTGTACTGACAATGCAGCGATGATTGCTTGTGCTGGCGTTCAACATTATCAGCGTGGGCAATATTCCTCTCTCACTCTTAGCGCAACCTCGCGTCTGCCCCTCAATGAAGCGATGAGTCTTTATGCTTAA
- a CDS encoding Photosystem I reaction center subunit III, which produces MPRLLALTLSVMLLFGFAAPAQAQAQGNAQLTPCSESEAFQQRAENFRNTTADPNSGQKRAERYSQALCGPEGLPHLVVDGRLSRAGDFLIPSVLFLYIAGWIGWVGRAYLISVREEKNPEQKEILLDVPRAFKIMLSGFAWPAAALKEFLSGELTAKEGEIPISPR; this is translated from the coding sequence ATGCCAAGACTGCTTGCTTTAACTTTATCAGTAATGTTGCTTTTTGGGTTTGCAGCCCCTGCTCAAGCCCAAGCACAAGGAAATGCTCAACTCACCCCTTGTAGCGAATCTGAAGCTTTCCAACAACGGGCGGAAAACTTCCGTAATACTACTGCTGACCCCAACTCAGGACAAAAACGTGCTGAACGCTATTCTCAAGCCCTTTGTGGCCCCGAAGGCTTACCCCACCTAGTGGTAGATGGTCGCCTTTCTCGTGCCGGTGACTTTCTGATCCCCAGCGTTTTGTTCTTATACATTGCCGGTTGGATCGGCTGGGTTGGTCGAGCTTATCTAATTTCGGTTAGAGAGGAGAAAAATCCAGAACAAAAAGAAATTCTCCTAGATGTTCCTCGGGCTTTCAAAATTATGCTCAGTGGGTTTGCTTGGCCAGCTGCCGCTCTCAAAGAATTTCTCTCTGGGGAGTTAACGGCGAAAGAAGGGGAAATTCCCATTTCTCCTCGTTAG
- the psaJ gene encoding photosystem I reaction center subunit IX: MDGLKTFLSSAPVLATVLLAFTAGLLIEFNRFFPDLLFHPMP; this comes from the coding sequence ATGGACGGTTTGAAAACATTTCTTTCTAGTGCGCCTGTTTTAGCTACGGTTCTTTTAGCCTTTACTGCTGGACTTTTAATTGAGTTTAATCGCTTTTTTCCTGATTTACTCTTCCACCCCATGCCGTAG
- a CDS encoding DUF3727 domain-containing protein, which produces MSSSPFSQDQPPSSPEIKVLVDEKARSLYCYVEQSFKSKGVQYYLLLPIDSPISIILWEEDKDEEQAILIEDEADIERLLPEAEASLAEEDLILKPTSFTLTVSGELPEPEDDDILTLEIETEGGLETEEFQLLATFSYDNYEYGIYTPLVPLLFFAKVNSEGSLDLLSLEELKTIQPILEEWMFN; this is translated from the coding sequence ATGTCTTCATCTCCGTTTTCTCAAGATCAACCCCCTTCCTCCCCAGAAATTAAAGTTCTGGTTGATGAAAAAGCGCGATCGCTGTACTGTTATGTAGAACAATCATTTAAGTCAAAAGGGGTTCAATACTATCTTCTCTTACCCATTGACTCTCCAATTTCCATTATTTTATGGGAAGAAGATAAAGATGAAGAACAAGCAATTCTCATAGAAGACGAAGCAGATATTGAGAGACTTCTTCCAGAAGCAGAAGCTAGTTTAGCAGAGGAAGATTTGATTCTCAAACCAACTTCTTTTACCCTTACCGTTTCTGGAGAATTGCCTGAACCAGAAGACGATGATATTCTAACGTTAGAAATTGAAACAGAAGGGGGATTAGAAACTGAAGAGTTTCAACTCCTTGCTACCTTTTCTTATGATAATTATGAATATGGCATATATACGCCACTAGTGCCGTTACTCTTTTTTGCCAAGGTTAACTCAGAAGGTAGTTTAGACTTGCTTTCCTTAGAAGAATTAAAAACAATTCAACCAATTCTTGAAGAATGGATGTTTAATTAA
- a CDS encoding diacylglycerol/polyprenol kinase family protein, whose product MLLLSTLLFADSSIRITPLIIVVAFLGGIVLFAELLNRLFFSEAELTRKVVHIGSGNVILFAWWLQIPAVIGISASAIAAVTALLSYFLPILPSINSVGRKSLGTFFYALSIGILVASFFPEKPYYAAIGILTMAWGDGLAALVGQNFGRHPYQVLGSKKSWEGSATMAGVSYLISFLILLFVFGNCWQIWLTSIIVSIFATAFEAISQWGIDNFTVPMVSGYLSFFLLTLLLQ is encoded by the coding sequence GTGTTACTACTATCAACTTTACTATTTGCTGATTCGTCCATTAGGATCACTCCCTTAATTATTGTTGTTGCGTTTTTAGGGGGAATTGTTTTATTCGCAGAATTGTTAAACCGACTCTTTTTTTCAGAAGCTGAATTAACTCGCAAAGTAGTTCATATTGGTAGCGGAAATGTAATTCTGTTCGCATGGTGGCTTCAAATTCCAGCAGTAATTGGTATCAGTGCTAGCGCGATCGCTGCTGTTACTGCTTTATTATCATATTTTCTTCCTATATTACCGAGTATTAATAGTGTGGGGCGTAAAAGTTTAGGAACGTTTTTTTATGCTCTTAGTATTGGTATTTTAGTGGCTTCTTTTTTCCCAGAAAAACCCTATTATGCCGCGATCGGGATTTTAACTATGGCGTGGGGAGATGGATTAGCCGCGCTAGTTGGTCAAAATTTTGGGCGACATCCTTATCAAGTTTTAGGAAGTAAAAAAAGTTGGGAAGGATCAGCCACCATGGCAGGAGTGAGTTACTTGATTTCCTTTTTAATTCTACTATTTGTGTTTGGCAACTGCTGGCAAATTTGGCTCACTTCGATCATTGTTTCAATTTTTGCCACTGCTTTTGAAGCGATTTCTCAATGGGGCATTGATAATTTCACAGTTCCGATGGTGAGTGGCTATTTATCCTTTTTTCTCCTAACTTTATTACTACAATAA
- a CDS encoding SulP family inorganic anion transporter, giving the protein MTDQVSSRQQVQNNLLNSISETLEPRTLFLSLLAGLITGIIGVIRAISYAALIFSGALNSELGVGVGLTIFSTGMVSFMAAIFSALPGMIATPLAAPTAITAILANEIVQDLKANFSLSDIVITVLAAIALSSLLTGLFLLTLGKTKLGSKIRFIPYQVVGGFMAGTGWLLVTGSIQITTDIAINFQNLDTFFQADPLIHWGAALFIALILLFVSERYRHFLVMPGTLIGLIAGFYGVLLVTRTSLSQARVQGWLLENFPSGGLWQPLAFSDFGSIHWSAIASHWGLIISLMLVSLLSLVLSNSGIELVVGKDISLDQELESIGLANIASGFGTGMVGNQALPSTLLVDKIGARSRLSGISSGIFCFFVLVLGPSFISLFPKPILGGLILYLGLSLLLQWVYRAWFSLRFSDYLIVIVTLVVINWVGFLEGIAVGFVMSVISFMFNYSQINVVKNMTSLASLRSNIHRSKLEQDYLKTRGEKVSVLELRGYIFFGTADYLLRRVRDRVDQMEENPLSYILIDFREVEGLDASGVLTFIKLLKIARKRNLTLVYTNLLPKLEQQLRKGGAIDATEEDEARCKILPDLDRGLEWCENQLLKDIFPQKEHKSLKEQLTNLFLTSEQAEEFIPYLKPKQVEAGEVIFEAGAKQQCLYFVESGQVSVLLELPNGQTKRLQTHSEGAILGEMRFYGKPPLSSLVSADSPSQLYQLDRATFETMKQESPHLAYALQEYIVRFLCDSLTRREEQVRIIA; this is encoded by the coding sequence ATGACCGATCAGGTAAGCTCTCGTCAACAAGTTCAGAATAATTTATTAAATTCTATATCAGAAACTTTAGAACCAAGGACACTGTTTCTCAGTTTATTGGCTGGTTTAATTACTGGCATTATTGGGGTAATTCGCGCGATTTCCTATGCCGCTTTAATCTTTTCAGGCGCTTTAAATTCAGAATTAGGGGTAGGGGTAGGGCTAACTATTTTTAGTACAGGCATGGTTAGCTTTATGGCTGCCATTTTTAGTGCCCTTCCCGGCATGATTGCTACCCCATTGGCGGCTCCAACTGCCATTACAGCCATTTTAGCCAATGAGATTGTTCAAGACTTAAAAGCTAATTTTTCCCTTAGTGATATTGTAATAACTGTTCTTGCCGCGATCGCGCTTTCTTCTCTTTTAACAGGCTTATTTCTCTTAACATTAGGAAAAACAAAATTAGGCAGTAAAATCCGTTTTATTCCCTATCAAGTGGTGGGCGGATTTATGGCAGGAACCGGCTGGTTATTAGTAACAGGTTCCATTCAAATTACCACCGATATTGCTATTAATTTTCAGAACTTAGATACGTTTTTTCAAGCTGATCCCTTAATTCACTGGGGAGCGGCTTTATTTATTGCTTTAATTTTATTATTCGTGTCCGAACGATATCGCCATTTCCTAGTCATGCCCGGAACATTAATTGGACTCATTGCAGGATTTTATGGCGTTTTATTAGTAACAAGAACTTCACTTTCTCAAGCTAGAGTACAAGGCTGGTTATTAGAAAATTTCCCATCAGGAGGACTTTGGCAACCCTTAGCCTTTTCTGACTTTGGCAGTATTCACTGGTCAGCTATTGCGTCTCATTGGGGGCTGATTATTTCCTTAATGTTAGTGAGTTTACTCTCGTTAGTTTTAAGTAACAGTGGCATTGAATTAGTCGTTGGCAAAGATATTAGTTTAGATCAAGAACTCGAATCAATCGGACTTGCCAATATTGCCTCAGGCTTTGGTACAGGAATGGTAGGAAACCAAGCCTTGCCCAGTACCCTCCTAGTTGATAAAATTGGGGCAAGAAGCAGATTATCAGGGATTAGCTCAGGAATATTTTGCTTTTTTGTTTTAGTTTTAGGTCCGTCGTTTATTTCTTTGTTTCCAAAGCCAATTTTAGGAGGATTAATTTTGTATTTAGGATTATCCTTACTACTACAGTGGGTTTATCGCGCTTGGTTTAGCCTCAGATTTTCTGATTATTTGATTGTTATTGTTACCCTCGTTGTCATTAATTGGGTTGGCTTTCTAGAAGGAATTGCCGTAGGCTTCGTTATGAGTGTTATTTCTTTTATGTTTAATTATAGCCAGATTAATGTGGTTAAAAATATGACCTCTCTAGCAAGCCTTAGAAGTAACATTCATCGGAGTAAATTAGAGCAAGATTATTTAAAAACAAGAGGGGAAAAAGTTTCAGTTTTAGAATTACGTGGTTATATCTTTTTTGGCACTGCGGATTACTTATTAAGACGAGTGCGCGATCGCGTTGATCAAATGGAAGAGAATCCCTTAAGCTATATCCTAATAGATTTTCGAGAAGTGGAAGGATTAGATGCCTCTGGGGTTCTCACCTTTATTAAACTCCTAAAAATAGCGCGAAAAAGAAACCTCACCCTTGTTTATACCAATCTCCTCCCCAAACTAGAACAACAATTGCGTAAAGGTGGGGCAATTGATGCAACCGAAGAAGACGAAGCCCGATGTAAAATTCTTCCCGACCTTGATCGAGGCTTAGAATGGTGCGAAAATCAGCTTCTTAAAGATATTTTTCCTCAAAAAGAACACAAATCCTTAAAAGAACAACTAACGAATTTATTTTTAACCTCAGAACAAGCCGAAGAATTTATCCCATACCTGAAGCCCAAGCAAGTAGAAGCAGGAGAAGTCATCTTTGAAGCGGGCGCAAAGCAACAATGTCTCTATTTCGTTGAATCAGGACAAGTGAGTGTTTTGTTAGAGCTGCCCAACGGACAAACCAAACGCCTACAAACTCACTCAGAAGGGGCAATTTTAGGAGAAATGCGCTTTTATGGCAAACCCCCTCTTTCTTCCTTAGTGAGTGCCGATTCGCCTAGCCAATTATATCAGCTCGATCGCGCCACCTTTGAAACAATGAAGCAAGAATCCCCTCACCTTGCTTACGCCCTACAAGAATACATTGTTCGCTTTCTCTGTGATAGTCTCACCCGTCGTGAAGAACAAGTGCGAATTATTGCTTAA
- a CDS encoding photosystem I assembly protein Ycf3, protein MPRTQRNDNFIDKSFTVMADLILKMLPTQKKSKEAFTYYRDGMSAQSDGEYAEALDNYYEALKLEEDPNDRSYILYNIGLIHTSNGEYEKALQYYQEAIEVNSRLPQALNNIAVIYHHQGDLAKQEGRDEEGEALFDQAAEYWKEAIRLAPNNYIEAQNWLKTTGRSEMDIYF, encoded by the coding sequence ATGCCACGTACACAGCGCAACGACAACTTTATTGATAAATCCTTCACCGTCATGGCAGACTTAATCCTCAAAATGCTGCCAACTCAGAAAAAGTCAAAAGAAGCCTTTACCTACTACCGTGATGGAATGTCGGCGCAGTCAGATGGAGAATACGCCGAAGCCTTAGATAACTATTATGAGGCTCTGAAATTAGAAGAAGATCCCAATGATCGCAGTTATATCTTGTACAATATAGGCTTAATTCACACCAGTAATGGGGAATATGAAAAAGCCCTCCAGTATTATCAAGAAGCCATTGAAGTAAATTCTCGTCTTCCTCAAGCCCTCAATAACATTGCCGTCATCTACCATCATCAGGGAGATTTAGCCAAACAAGAAGGGCGAGACGAAGAAGGGGAAGCCCTTTTTGATCAAGCCGCCGAATACTGGAAAGAAGCGATCAGACTTGCGCCCAATAATTACATTGAAGCGCAAAACTGGCTCAAAACCACAGGTCGCTCAGAAATGGATATTTATTTCTAA
- the gatC gene encoding Asp-tRNA(Asn)/Glu-tRNA(Gln) amidotransferase subunit GatC, which translates to MIDLEQVQKVAHLARLELTPEEEEQFTTQLSGILEYVEQLNELDTTDVPPTTRAIDVENVTRPDEVRPYSDQEALLQQAPNREDEFFQVPQIMNTEE; encoded by the coding sequence ATGATTGATCTCGAACAAGTCCAAAAAGTTGCACATTTAGCACGTTTAGAACTCACCCCAGAAGAAGAAGAACAATTTACCACTCAACTCAGTGGCATCTTAGAGTATGTCGAACAACTCAACGAGTTAGACACCACTGATGTTCCTCCCACCACTCGCGCTATTGATGTGGAAAACGTCACTCGCCCTGATGAAGTGCGCCCTTATTCAGATCAAGAAGCCCTCTTACAACAAGCGCCTAACCGTGAAGATGAATTCTTCCAAGTTCCTCAAATTATGAATACTGAAGAATAA
- a CDS encoding nuclear transport factor 2 family protein, with protein MVNTFFQQLSKWSLVGTIALFFPFITPLEKPAWANSPDDAPKNLTQFLDEFETAANEQNLEAVTNAYSSDFNTQEGLSGQDLTEKLQQLWETYSQVNYEVELESWEEDGDDLIAETVTHIRGERQARGQQVELEAQLRSRQRINNDQITSQETLSESSQVFMGENAPRVRVNAPNQVGVGERFNFDVIVREPMGDDILMGTAMQEEVTASNYLNPQTLDLDVLPGGGIFRTGEASSSPGQRWLSAVIVRSDGMTLVSQRMNIVAETSEL; from the coding sequence ATGGTTAATACTTTTTTTCAACAACTCTCTAAATGGTCATTAGTGGGGACAATTGCTCTGTTTTTCCCCTTCATTACTCCCCTCGAAAAACCTGCTTGGGCCAATTCGCCTGATGATGCCCCCAAAAATTTAACCCAATTCCTAGACGAATTTGAAACCGCTGCCAATGAACAAAACCTAGAAGCCGTTACCAATGCTTACAGCAGTGACTTCAATACCCAAGAAGGGTTAAGTGGTCAAGACTTAACCGAAAAGTTGCAACAACTCTGGGAAACCTATTCGCAAGTGAATTATGAAGTAGAACTGGAAAGTTGGGAAGAAGACGGGGATGATTTGATTGCGGAAACCGTCACTCATATTCGGGGGGAACGCCAGGCTAGAGGGCAACAAGTAGAATTAGAAGCCCAGCTGCGATCGCGCCAACGAATTAATAATGATCAAATTACCTCCCAAGAAACCCTCAGTGAAAGTTCCCAAGTCTTTATGGGCGAGAATGCCCCTCGCGTGAGAGTGAATGCCCCCAATCAGGTTGGAGTGGGAGAAAGATTTAACTTTGATGTCATTGTCCGTGAACCGATGGGGGATGATATTCTAATGGGAACGGCCATGCAAGAGGAAGTCACTGCCAGTAACTACCTCAATCCGCAAACCCTTGATTTAGATGTTTTACCAGGAGGGGGAATTTTTCGGACTGGGGAAGCCTCATCCAGCCCCGGGCAACGTTGGCTCTCGGCAGTTATCGTCCGCAGTGATGGCATGACTCTGGTTTCGCAACGGATGAATATTGTTGCAGAAACCTCCGAATTGTGA
- the carA gene encoding glutamine-hydrolyzing carbamoyl-phosphate synthase small subunit has translation MVIKQVQPALLVLEDGTIFQGKSFGAKGTTIGEVVFNTGMTGYQEVLTDPSYRGQIITFTYPELGNTGVNAEDEESDAPQVRGVIARNVCYFPSNWRLGSPYASQACSSLPDYLITHNILGIYGIDTRALTRILRSKGAMNGAISTEILDPQALLKEVQAAPSMEGLNLVKEVTTKRVYEWSDPTNTHWEFRPTAEESDATPLTVVAIDFGIKRNILRRLASYGCRVIVVPANTPAEDIYQYNPDGIFLSNGPGDPAVVKEGIETTKALLQYGKPMFGICMGHQILGLSLGAETFKLKFGHRGLNQPAGLQQTVEITSQNHGFAITEESLSADVEVTHLNLNDRTVAGLRHKTLPIFSVQYHPEASPGPHDADYLFAKFVESMREYQQNQKTISR, from the coding sequence ATGGTGATCAAGCAAGTACAACCAGCATTACTAGTTTTAGAAGACGGAACAATTTTTCAGGGAAAATCCTTTGGCGCAAAAGGAACCACCATTGGAGAAGTCGTGTTTAATACAGGGATGACTGGTTATCAGGAAGTATTAACTGATCCCAGTTATCGGGGACAAATTATTACTTTTACCTATCCTGAATTGGGAAATACAGGGGTTAACGCTGAGGATGAAGAATCAGACGCGCCTCAGGTGCGAGGAGTGATTGCTCGTAATGTCTGTTATTTTCCCAGTAACTGGCGATTAGGTTCCCCCTATGCTTCGCAAGCGTGCAGTTCTCTCCCTGACTATCTCATCACTCATAATATTCTAGGAATCTATGGGATTGATACTCGCGCCCTAACCCGTATTTTACGCTCTAAAGGGGCAATGAATGGGGCAATTTCTACAGAAATACTGGATCCGCAAGCGCTATTAAAAGAAGTTCAGGCTGCCCCCTCTATGGAGGGCTTAAATTTGGTTAAGGAAGTAACCACCAAACGAGTTTATGAATGGTCTGATCCCACCAATACACACTGGGAATTTCGTCCGACGGCTGAAGAAAGCGATGCCACCCCTCTCACCGTGGTTGCCATTGATTTTGGTATTAAACGGAATATCCTCCGCCGTTTAGCCAGCTACGGTTGTCGGGTGATTGTTGTTCCAGCAAATACCCCTGCTGAAGACATTTATCAATATAATCCTGATGGTATTTTCCTCTCCAATGGGCCAGGGGATCCCGCCGTGGTAAAAGAAGGCATTGAAACCACGAAAGCTCTCTTACAATACGGAAAACCCATGTTTGGAATTTGCATGGGACACCAAATTCTCGGACTCTCTTTAGGAGCAGAAACTTTTAAATTAAAATTTGGGCATCGGGGATTAAATCAACCGGCAGGGTTACAGCAAACAGTAGAAATTACCAGCCAAAATCACGGGTTTGCGATTACAGAAGAGTCTTTAAGTGCTGATGTTGAAGTTACTCATCTTAATTTGAATGATCGTACTGTTGCAGGCTTAAGGCATAAAACCCTCCCCATTTTCTCAGTACAATATCACCCAGAAGCCAGTCCTGGCCCCCATGATGCGGACTACTTATTCGCCAAATTTGTGGAATCGATGCGAGAATATCAGCAAAACCAAAAAACAATCTCAAGGTAA
- a CDS encoding STAS domain-containing protein: protein MLEKEDVIPEPLNLTVSLRGTREIQENCQIFRLTGLLDAFSEPTFAKVLGKCIEDGPKNIILVLSQIDFVDSSGLGALVQLVKKAQNEGGTLQIVTNARVTQTVKLVRLENFLSLKPSLEDALASLEK from the coding sequence TTGTTAGAGAAGGAGGACGTTATTCCTGAACCACTTAATTTAACGGTTAGTTTACGCGGAACGCGAGAAATCCAAGAAAATTGCCAGATTTTTCGGTTAACTGGCTTGCTGGATGCGTTTTCCGAACCCACATTTGCTAAGGTGCTTGGCAAATGCATTGAAGATGGTCCCAAAAATATCATTTTAGTGCTATCTCAAATTGACTTTGTAGATAGTTCTGGTTTAGGGGCTTTAGTTCAACTGGTAAAAAAAGCTCAAAATGAAGGGGGAACTCTGCAAATTGTTACCAATGCCAGGGTAACGCAGACAGTAAAACTTGTGCGTTTAGAGAATTTTCTCTCTTTAAAACCTAGTTTAGAGGATGCTTTGGCATCTTTGGAAAAATAG